A genomic region of uncultured Roseibium sp. contains the following coding sequences:
- a CDS encoding efflux RND transporter permease subunit, which produces MINMLEGVLRRPKTVFVLMLALLVAGVFSYISIPKEDSPDIDVPVFYVSIVQQGISPEDAERLLVRPMETELRGLDGLKEITAVASESHAGIILEFDISFDKDEALADVRDKVDAAKGELPADAEEPTISETNFALVPTITIALSGSVPERTLYQHARRLKDQVEAIDTVRSADLTGHREEQLEVLIDSEKLESYAITQQELLTSLSNNNQLVPAGYIDGGQGRFNVKVPGLVENAIDVYSLPIKQAGEGVVTLSDVAEIRRTFKDADSYTRVNGSPAIALNVTKRIGTNIIENNLAIRAVVDEATKDWPETIQVDYMIDMSSNIFEVLGSLQSSILTAIFLVMILVLAALGLRSALLVGLAIPTSFMVGFLILSGLGYTVNIMVMFGLVLTVGMLVDGAIVMVEYADRKVSEGMEDREAYIRAARLMFWPIVSSTATTLVAFLPMLLWPGVAGEFMSYLPIMVIIVLMAALLTAMVFLPVTGGIFAMVTHWIERRAAFVLALVFSAIAVTITLGSFGAVPGVPGFAEALSASPMAAPVAGLLGLVTLLVAYFVLRPFVRWRRERAATKVEEENRKPAKQYRSVTFVSLAFEMLAVGFAAYFAYFLATTRPPVVTDTISSVFASIASLGHPFTVFLHPIALNTGFFLVVFGLALVAIWAAYKAISPLVHSIEWMFDGLRKRLGFGTRNGTGESDKPEELRFDAGTVKGFTGLYVRHLKLLAGNPLGNILTLVAVLGTCALIFTSFSSNPTGVEFFVDEEPDQAVVMVSARGNMSAAESLEIVKRVEAEVLKTAGIQNVITSAYPPGGGSGPDFIGGVQDKPGDLIGEMTLELAKYCCRRKASEIFAEIRDRSADIPGIRVETRKIEGGPPTGKDIQLEVTSTDYDTMVEQVARIRTHLDTMDHLIDQEDDRPLPGIEWQIDIDREQAGRYQAGIGSVGNMVQLVTNGVLIGNYRPTDSEDEVDIRVRLPADERTLDRFDQLRLQTPLGLVPIANFIDRSPEPKVSSITRRDGLYSMMLKATVDKTAVDADGKPLTVDAKVQELSEWLDTQTFPDNVYLQFRGADEDQKESGEFLMRAMMASLFLMFLILLTQFNSFYQTFLTLSTVVMSVMGVLLGMMLTGQKFSIIMTGTGVVALAGIVVNNAIVLIDTYNRFRHDGFDPLDAILKTSGQRIRPILLTTVTTIVGLVPMATAVNLDFFSKTIAVGGITAIWWIQLSTAVISGLAFSTILTLVMIPVMIALPNTWVRSFNASWSWFADLGTARRERAAARTAEAEVEPETDADQDVEWTDPDLEKERPAAKVVSMPKPAPPKVPPQDEQPLAAE; this is translated from the coding sequence ATGATAAACATGCTTGAAGGCGTCCTGAGACGTCCCAAGACGGTCTTCGTGCTGATGCTGGCGCTCCTGGTTGCCGGGGTCTTCAGCTATATCAGCATTCCGAAGGAAGACAGTCCCGACATCGACGTTCCGGTCTTCTATGTGTCCATCGTTCAGCAGGGGATCTCCCCCGAGGACGCCGAGAGGCTTCTCGTGCGTCCGATGGAAACGGAGCTTCGCGGTCTCGACGGCTTGAAGGAAATCACGGCAGTCGCTTCGGAAAGCCATGCCGGGATCATTCTGGAATTCGACATCTCCTTCGACAAGGACGAGGCGCTTGCGGACGTTCGCGACAAGGTGGATGCGGCCAAGGGCGAACTGCCTGCGGATGCCGAAGAGCCGACCATTTCGGAAACCAATTTCGCGCTGGTTCCCACGATCACGATTGCGCTCTCCGGCAGCGTTCCGGAACGCACGCTCTACCAGCATGCGCGCCGCCTGAAGGATCAGGTCGAGGCGATCGACACCGTGCGCTCGGCCGACCTGACAGGTCACCGGGAAGAACAGCTCGAAGTTCTGATCGATTCGGAAAAGCTGGAATCCTACGCCATCACTCAGCAGGAACTGCTTACCTCGCTGTCGAACAACAACCAGCTTGTCCCAGCCGGTTACATCGACGGCGGCCAGGGACGTTTCAACGTCAAGGTTCCGGGCCTGGTCGAGAATGCAATCGACGTCTATTCCCTGCCGATCAAGCAGGCCGGTGAAGGTGTCGTCACCCTGAGCGACGTCGCCGAGATCCGGCGCACGTTCAAGGATGCCGATTCCTACACGCGCGTGAACGGCAGCCCGGCCATCGCGCTGAACGTCACCAAGCGCATCGGCACCAACATCATCGAAAACAACTTGGCCATCCGTGCCGTTGTCGACGAAGCGACGAAGGACTGGCCGGAGACGATCCAGGTCGACTACATGATTGACATGTCCTCGAACATTTTCGAGGTTCTCGGTTCGCTTCAGTCGTCGATCCTGACGGCGATCTTCCTCGTGATGATCCTGGTTCTGGCGGCCCTTGGCCTGCGTTCGGCCCTGCTTGTCGGTCTCGCGATTCCGACCTCCTTCATGGTCGGCTTCCTGATCCTGTCGGGCCTCGGCTACACCGTGAACATCATGGTCATGTTCGGGCTCGTGCTGACGGTCGGGATGCTCGTCGACGGCGCGATCGTCATGGTCGAATATGCCGACCGCAAAGTAAGCGAAGGCATGGAAGACCGCGAAGCCTACATTCGCGCCGCGCGCCTGATGTTCTGGCCGATCGTCTCCTCGACAGCGACCACTCTGGTTGCCTTCCTGCCGATGCTGCTGTGGCCGGGTGTTGCCGGCGAGTTCATGAGCTACCTGCCGATCATGGTCATCATCGTTCTGATGGCGGCGCTCCTGACCGCGATGGTGTTCCTGCCGGTGACGGGCGGCATCTTCGCGATGGTGACGCACTGGATCGAACGCAGAGCAGCTTTTGTTCTTGCGCTGGTGTTCAGCGCAATTGCAGTCACCATCACGCTAGGGTCCTTTGGTGCCGTGCCCGGAGTGCCCGGCTTCGCCGAGGCGCTCTCAGCGTCCCCCATGGCAGCACCGGTTGCCGGTCTGCTTGGTCTTGTCACGCTTTTAGTTGCGTATTTCGTTCTGCGCCCGTTCGTTCGCTGGAGGCGTGAACGCGCAGCAACTAAGGTTGAAGAGGAAAACCGGAAACCTGCCAAGCAATATCGCTCCGTGACATTTGTCTCGCTTGCGTTCGAAATGCTGGCTGTCGGTTTTGCAGCCTATTTCGCCTATTTCCTGGCGACTACGCGGCCGCCAGTCGTCACCGACACGATCAGCTCCGTGTTCGCATCGATCGCGAGCCTCGGGCATCCGTTCACGGTGTTCTTGCATCCGATCGCACTTAACACGGGGTTCTTCCTGGTTGTCTTCGGGCTTGCGCTCGTCGCCATATGGGCGGCCTACAAGGCGATCTCTCCGCTGGTCCATTCGATTGAGTGGATGTTCGACGGCCTGCGCAAGCGGCTCGGCTTCGGCACGCGAAACGGAACCGGTGAAAGCGACAAGCCCGAGGAACTCCGCTTCGATGCGGGCACGGTCAAGGGCTTTACCGGTCTTTACGTCCGGCACCTGAAACTGCTGGCAGGCAACCCGCTCGGCAACATCCTGACGCTGGTTGCGGTTCTGGGAACCTGCGCCCTGATCTTCACCTCGTTCTCGTCGAACCCGACCGGTGTCGAGTTCTTCGTCGACGAAGAGCCCGACCAGGCTGTCGTGATGGTGTCGGCACGCGGCAACATGTCGGCTGCGGAGTCGCTGGAGATCGTCAAGCGGGTCGAAGCGGAAGTGCTCAAGACGGCCGGCATCCAGAATGTCATCACCTCCGCCTATCCTCCGGGAGGCGGAAGCGGACCCGATTTCATCGGCGGCGTTCAGGACAAGCCGGGCGATCTCATCGGCGAAATGACGCTGGAACTGGCAAAATACTGCTGCCGCCGGAAGGCTTCGGAGATCTTTGCCGAAATCCGCGACAGGTCCGCGGATATCCCCGGCATCCGCGTGGAGACGCGCAAGATCGAGGGCGGTCCCCCGACAGGCAAGGACATCCAGCTTGAGGTCACGTCCACCGATTATGACACCATGGTGGAACAGGTTGCGCGTATCCGGACACATCTGGACACGATGGACCACCTGATCGACCAGGAGGACGACCGTCCCCTGCCCGGCATCGAATGGCAGATCGACATCGACCGTGAACAGGCCGGGCGCTACCAGGCTGGTATCGGCTCGGTCGGCAACATGGTCCAGCTGGTCACCAACGGCGTTCTGATCGGCAACTACCGGCCGACGGATTCCGAGGACGAGGTCGACATTCGCGTCCGGCTTCCAGCCGACGAGCGGACGCTCGACCGGTTCGACCAGCTGCGTCTGCAGACGCCGCTTGGTCTCGTTCCGATCGCTAACTTCATCGACCGGTCGCCGGAGCCGAAAGTGTCTTCGATCACCCGCCGCGACGGCCTCTATTCGATGATGCTGAAGGCAACCGTCGACAAGACCGCGGTCGATGCGGACGGCAAGCCCCTGACGGTCGACGCGAAGGTTCAGGAACTCAGCGAATGGCTGGATACACAGACCTTCCCGGACAATGTCTATCTGCAGTTCCGGGGCGCGGACGAGGACCAGAAGGAATCGGGTGAATTCCTGATGCGGGCCATGATGGCCTCGCTGTTCCTGATGTTCCTGATCCTGCTGACGCAGTTCAACTCGTTCTACCAGACCTTCCTGACCCTCTCCACGGTGGTCATGTCGGTGATGGGTGTGTTGCTCGGCATGATGCTGACGGGCCAGAAGTTCTCGATCATCATGACTGGAACCGGGGTCGTGGCGCTTGCCGGGATCGTGGTGAACAACGCCATCGTTCTGATTGATACCTACAACCGCTTCCGCCATGACGGCTTCGATCCGCTCGATGCGATCCTGAAGACGTCAGGTCAGCGTATCCGTCCGATCCTGTTGACAACGGTGACGACGATCGTCGGCCTGGTGCCGATGGCAACCGCCGTCAATCTGGACTTCTTCTCCAAGACGATCGCGGTCGGCGGGATTACCGCGATCTGGTGGATCCAGTTGTCGACGGCAGTGATTTCAGGCCTTGCCTTCTCGACGATCCTGACGCTTGTCATGATCCCGGTCATGATCGCCCTGCCCAACACCT
- a CDS encoding efflux RND transporter periplasmic adaptor subunit — translation MKVKLSYIMAVGLAAGIGYWMSGGTVVVGGVGDGENAVPPPAERVAGNGDTTFRVQVVKLTAQDRQAILEVRGRTEAEAKVAVMSETKDDVVRRPAREGAHVAAGDVLCELDRGSREAGVLEAKALFAQAELDHSAATKLADKGFTAQTRAAATQAGLDAARARVKEAELELERTVIRSPIDGVIESPMAEIGAQLDNGGICATVVNSDPMIAIGQVSELNIGQISIGMPAEVRLVTGETMTGKVRYVSPSSEPDTRTFRVEVELPNPDGIARDGVTAVTRLALPVEKAHKISPAILTLSDAGIVGVRAVVEDDKTAFYPVKVLGGESDGLWVGGLPEEVTVIVVGQEYVGDGETVQPVFETAGLTQ, via the coding sequence ATGAAAGTTAAGTTGTCCTATATCATGGCGGTGGGCCTTGCCGCAGGCATAGGCTACTGGATGTCCGGCGGCACCGTTGTCGTCGGCGGTGTCGGTGATGGCGAGAATGCAGTGCCGCCGCCGGCGGAACGTGTTGCCGGAAACGGGGACACCACGTTCCGGGTGCAGGTTGTGAAGCTGACGGCACAGGATCGGCAGGCCATTCTGGAAGTCCGCGGACGCACCGAGGCGGAGGCCAAGGTTGCCGTCATGTCCGAGACAAAGGACGACGTCGTCCGGCGCCCTGCACGAGAAGGTGCACATGTTGCCGCCGGCGATGTCCTGTGTGAGCTGGATCGCGGCTCGCGCGAAGCGGGCGTGCTGGAAGCAAAGGCTCTGTTCGCGCAGGCCGAACTCGACCACTCTGCTGCGACGAAACTTGCCGACAAGGGCTTTACGGCTCAAACGCGGGCGGCTGCGACCCAGGCCGGTCTCGATGCGGCGCGCGCGCGTGTCAAAGAGGCGGAACTGGAGCTTGAGCGCACGGTCATCCGGTCGCCGATTGATGGTGTCATCGAAAGCCCGATGGCGGAAATCGGCGCACAGCTGGATAATGGCGGCATCTGCGCAACCGTCGTGAATTCCGATCCGATGATCGCCATCGGGCAGGTTTCGGAACTCAATATCGGCCAGATCTCCATCGGCATGCCGGCTGAAGTCAGGCTCGTCACTGGCGAAACAATGACGGGCAAGGTCCGCTATGTCTCTCCCTCTTCGGAACCCGACACACGTACGTTCCGCGTCGAGGTCGAGTTGCCGAACCCGGACGGGATTGCACGCGATGGCGTGACCGCCGTGACGCGCCTGGCGTTGCCGGTCGAAAAGGCACACAAGATCTCGCCTGCCATCCTGACCCTGAGCGATGCGGGGATCGTCGGTGTGCGCGCCGTTGTCGAGGATGACAAGACCGCGTTCTACCCGGTCAAGGTGCTCGGCGGCGAAAGCGACGGCCTGTGGGTCGGCGGACTTCCGGAGGAAGTGACCGTGATCGTGGTCGGACAGGAATATGTCGGTGATGGCGAAACCGTCCAGCCGGTCTTTGAAACTGCGGGGCTCACCCAATGA
- a CDS encoding PadR family transcriptional regulator produces MSVRSLCLAILSFGDATGYEIRKESTDGRFSYFDDASFGSIYPALARLESEGLVTVREEPQAGKPARKVYSITEAGHAELIEYLCEPQAPDTFKSPFLLIALNAAQLPPDVIRRALERRKAQVLEELRLLTESDEECSHPGSNWTRSYGIACMNCTLAYLEEHGNALVKIAEDAAKPVSDAAE; encoded by the coding sequence ATGAGTGTACGCAGCCTGTGCCTGGCGATCCTGTCTTTCGGAGACGCGACCGGATACGAGATCCGCAAGGAATCTACCGACGGACGATTCAGCTACTTCGATGACGCCAGTTTCGGTTCGATATATCCCGCACTTGCAAGACTGGAATCGGAAGGCCTTGTCACTGTCCGCGAAGAACCGCAGGCGGGAAAACCTGCCCGGAAAGTCTATTCCATCACGGAGGCGGGCCACGCGGAACTCATCGAATATCTTTGCGAACCGCAGGCTCCAGACACGTTCAAGTCACCGTTTTTGCTGATCGCCCTGAATGCCGCCCAGTTGCCGCCCGACGTCATTCGCCGCGCGCTTGAAAGGCGCAAGGCCCAGGTGCTCGAGGAACTGCGCCTGCTGACGGAATCCGATGAAGAATGCAGCCACCCTGGCTCCAACTGGACCAGGAGCTACGGCATCGCCTGCATGAATTGCACGCTGGCCTACCTTGAAGAACACGGAAATGCGCTCGTGAAGATTGCAGAAGACGCGGCAAAGCCCGTGTCGGACGCCGCCGAGTAA